The DNA segment GCGATGTCTCTTTTCTCTCTTTCAAATCTAACAATTTGTTCAAACGCACTCCCATAAGCATTTCTATCAGCAAGATACTTTGCCTCACCAAAAAGAAGAATTTCGGTTAAATTCTCGGTATAAAAATCAAAACCTGGATTACCGCTCTTTTGCTCTTTTATTAATTCCCCTAATGGAATATTTGAATAATTCAATTCGCTAATGATTGATTTTCTAGCCAATTCTGATATTAGATATTCTCCTGAATTACTTGTTATTTCATCATCAGTAGATTTAATTATATTATCGCTAATATACTTTACGGTTGCATCAGCTCGTACTTGAAAACTCTGTCGTATATATTTTTTATCAAAATCGTTTATCCAACTCAGATTTGAAAGAGAAACAAAAACATCCTTTAAGGTCAATTCTATGTTAGTAGGATTAATCCTAATGAAGGTGATATTATCTTCAATCTGTATTTTATCTATAATTGTATATCCATTCATATGGTTAATTCATAGTTTGTAGGATGTTCGTACACTTGCCCCTAACGTATGTGTAAATGCATATTGTGTTTATATCTATTATGTCGATATTTGTTTAATTATCAGTTATTGAGTTGTTTACATTCTGTAATTTGGTCTAAAGGGCTTTTTATATTTGCAAGAGATCGTTTGCTTACATGTGTGTAAATTTCTGTTGTGGTACTCGATACATGACCTAAAAACGTTTGAATGTATCTAAGGTCGACACCATGTTCTAATAAATGAGTTGCAAATGAGTGGCGTAGCATATGTGGAGTCACTTTTTTGTTTATTCCTATTTTTACAACATCCATCTTCCGGTGTTGTGCTAAAGAGAGGATTATTTTGGGCTTTACAGGCATCAAATCATGTTTACATATATACAAATATATAAAATCTATTTATATCCAAGTGTTTGTAAATTCTATTTTTGTGGGGTGATGAAGTTAATCTCTGTCGTCAATTTGGAAAAAATGGTCTATACCCACCCAGTGAAAACGGCCATACCCGTTCACTTTTTAAATCAGCTATGAATTTACAAAAAATTATTCATTCTGTTGTTTACGCCTTGTTTCTCCCTTAAGATCAAAGCGGTATGCGGTATGTACGATTCTACCCATAATGGCATCGGCAGCCGCAGTGTTCGACAACATTACATCATACCAGTCTGCAACCTTTAACTGGCGCATGATAATAGTGGACTTTCTTGCGTGTCGGTCTTCAATAAGCTCCATAAATTCCAGTAACTGTTGGCCATCCATTTTTCTTACAGCAAAATCATCAATGATGAGCAGATCCATTGGCTCATTCGTTTAGGTTTTCCTGCCATAATCGGCATCAGTTAGTAGTTATGACTCCAAAAGTAGAACATAGAAGTTCTCAGTTATAAAATTCTATATTTAAGATTTTTCTATTAATAGTTATCTTTCATTTGAATATTAAACTATCAATAAAACGACCGCAGGGCAGGCCAGAACAATAGCCCCGGGGCCGGCGTTGGCGAGAGAGCTTCAAGGGCGCACTCGAGGTGGTAGTGTGGCTGGCCTAGCGCGAAAGAAGAGTGTGCAGGATGGAATTGGAGCTCGGTGCGGGTTGATAGCGATCTATTGTTCTAGACTTTTTTGGTCCTTTTTGTGGCAATGACAAAAAGGACATGACGATAATTTTCAATCAATGAGTGATTCTCATTTGAAAGCTCAACTATCAGGTTAACGAGCGCAGGGTTGGCCAGAACAATAGCCGTGGTCGGCGGCGAGAGCTGTAACCCGGAAAATGCATTAGAAAATCTATTACGCCTTTAAATGGCTTCAAAAGAAGTCACTACGTTACTTTTCTTCAACTCACCATAGTAGTTGCTATGCCTCGTCTCAGAAAAGCCTTCTTTTTTGTAGTAACCATGATGCCACAGAAAATGCAGCAATTATGGACTCACTACTGGGATGCTGCAAAGCCAGTGATGTAAATCCTCGCAGATGGCTTACGGATGTATTTTCTAAGATGGCGTTATACAACAGTAGTTATGATTTAGACTTGGCTGATCTTTTACCGCACAATTGGAAAAAGTCTAATAGTTGTCAGAATATTCCAAAAAACACCCACTAATTTCGATTAATTCCAAAAGATTCCAGTAAAACTTAGAGAATTCCAACGCTCCAATCGACATCCCGATTGGAGCGTTTTTTTACTTTTGCAATATGTAGCAGACCGCATATTTACTTTATAAGGTATTTTCAATCTACTGACTTTATATTTATATCTTATGATAATTTCTATTTACGGTAGTTTTTTTGCATGTTGCCGTAGAGTAGAGCCTGATAGCTTACTCCCATTATTACTTCTAAAAGTAGCAATAATAAGTAAACTATCAGCGCCCCCTTCATCAAACCGTACGTGAAGTTTTCCCTCATACGGCTTACCGATAGAGTTCTTCATTGAGCTTTCGCAAGGGTTTTCAAGCGTGCATACTTTTCCAAGTCTAACAGCCTTTTGCTTTGTACAAAAGTACTGTATGGTCGCTGGCGAAGCGACTTGTGCGCTTTACGTCCTTTGCTTTTGAGCCATTTAAATAGTTTATAATCCAAGTGTTTGATGATAACCTTTATGGTTTCCCAAATGTGCGTTACCTTATTTATAGAGAAATAATTAAGCCAACCTATTAATAATGAGTTGAGCTTGTAAAGCAAAGGTTCAATCTTCCAATGCCTACGTTTTGCTAAAAGCTCACGAATGTTGGCAAAGAGTTTACTCCTTGATTTCATACTCGGGCGGACGTTGGTATAGTTCTTCCTGTTCCAAGCGAATTTGGAGCGGATTACCCTGAACTCAAACCCCAAAAAGAATAGGCTTTTCTTATGCACATGCAAAATAGTTGTCTTTTCCTTATTGATGGTAAGCCCCATCCGTGTCATTAATGAATCGATATGTGCTAATATTTCTCTGCTGTAATAGTAAGTTCCCATAAGCACAAAGTCATCGGCATAACGCACAATTCGTATGTTTGCTTTGGAGAATTTACTCTTTGAATTATTGACTATTCGGTCAAAAGCATGTAGGTAAATATTCGATAACAATGGACTAATAACCCCTCCTTGCGGCGTACCTGCTGTACTCGACAACAACTTTCCGTTCTTTAATTGTTTTGGGGCTGTTAACCACTGTTCGATAATATCCAGAATTCCTTTGTCACTGATGCGTTCTTTAAGCAGTACAAACAGTTTATCGTGAGGAATGGTATCGAAGTATTTCGATAAATCTGCATCATAGATGAAATGATGTCCATCGTAGATATTCTGTTTGATTTGCTTGATTGCATCCTGTGCCCCCCCGTTTGGGTCTAAATCCATATGAAGTAGTAATAAAGTCGGC comes from the Saccharicrinis fermentans DSM 9555 = JCM 21142 genome and includes:
- a CDS encoding tyrosine-type recombinase/integrase yields the protein MPVKPKIILSLAQHRKMDVVKIGINKKVTPHMLRHSFATHLLEHGVDLRYIQTFLGHVSSTTTEIYTHVSKRSLANIKSPLDQITECKQLNN
- a CDS encoding ATP-binding protein: MDLLIIDDFAVRKMDGQQLLEFMELIEDRHARKSTIIMRQLKVADWYDVMLSNTAAADAIMGRIVHTAYRFDLKGETRRKQQNE
- a CDS encoding transposase domain-containing protein, translated to MDSLLGCCKASDVNPRRWLTDVFSKMALYNSSYDLDLADLLPHNWKKSNSCQNIPKNTH
- a CDS encoding reverse transcriptase domain-containing protein codes for the protein MDLDPNGGAQDAIKQIKQNIYDGHHFIYDADLSKYFDTIPHDKLFVLLKERISDKGILDIIEQWLTAPKQLKNGKLLSSTAGTPQGGVISPLLSNIYLHAFDRIVNNSKSKFSKANIRIVRYADDFVLMGTYYYSREILAHIDSLMTRMGLTINKEKTTILHVHKKSLFFLGFEFRVIRSKFAWNRKNYTNVRPSMKSRSKLFANIRELLAKRRHWKIEPLLYKLNSLLIGWLNYFSINKVTHIWETIKVIIKHLDYKLFKWLKSKGRKAHKSLRQRPYSTFVQSKRLLDLEKYARLKTLAKAQ